In Henckelia pumila isolate YLH828 unplaced genomic scaffold, ASM3356847v2 CTG_80:::fragment_1, whole genome shotgun sequence, one genomic interval encodes:
- the LOC140873687 gene encoding GDSL esterase/lipase At5g41890, with product MDSHFSFWTQYSLFTFFIALSSQVLTCFSYTSFVFGDSLVDGGNNNYLFTLSKADSPPYGIDFTPSGGQPTGRFTNGRTIPDIVGETIGAQSYPPPYLAPNAAAYSIQTGINYASGASGILDETGTLFIGRLPLKEQINNFERTREYILSVMGVTNTTNLFKNAIFSITIGSNDVINYFQPMIPFLGNNNNVSPTMFQDFLVSNFTIQLERLYVFGARKFVVVGIGPLGCIPFIRAIEIIPSGKCSGEVNALVQGYNQKLQAKLDQMNKDLWPNAVFVYANSYDIFRDIILNYHKYGFEDNDGPCCGGYIPPFVCYKGRDASSSSSLCSDRKKYVFWDAYHPTEAANLVVADQLMNGDKSKSYPMNIWELYNYDFK from the exons ATGGacagtcatttttccttttggACGCAATATTCACTCTTCACTTTTTTCATAGCTCTAAGTTCACAAGTTCTGACTTGTTTTTCTTACACTTCATTTGTGTTTGGCGATTCATTAGTCGATGGAGGCAATAACAACTATTTATTTACGCTATCGAAAGCCGACTCTCCGCCTTACGGCATCGATTTCACTCCCTCCGGTGGCCAGCCCACCGGAAGATTCACTAATGGCCGTACCATACCGGATATTGTAG GTGAAACTATAGGAGCCCAATCGTATCCTCCGCCTTATCTAGCGCCTAATGCTGCAGCCTATTCCATACAAACTGGAATTAATTATGCTTCGGGAGCTTCGGGGATCCTGGATGAGACTGGAACTTTATTT ATAGGAAGATTGCCCTTGAAGGAGCAAATCAACAATTTCGAGAGAACCAGAGAATACATTTTGAGTGTAATGGGAGTCACCAACACAACCAATCTCTTCAAGAATGCGATTTTCTCCATAACAATTGGATCCAATGATGTTATAAACTATTTCCAGCCCATGATTCCATTTCTAGGCAACAACAATAATGTTTCCCCCACCATGTTTCAAGATTTCTTGGTGTCCAATTTCACCATACAACTCGAG CGATTGTATGTGTTTGGAGCAAGAAAATTCGTCGTTGTGGGCATCGGACCTCTAGGCTGCATACCCTTTATCCGAGCCATCGAAATTATACCATCCGGAAAATGCTCCGGTGAGGTAAATGCTTTGGTTCAAGGCTACAACCAGAAACTGCAAGCGAAGCTTGATCAAATGAATAAAGACTTATGGCCTAATGCTGTCTTTGTATACGCTAATTCATACGACATTTTCAGAGACATCATCCTTAATTATCACAAATATG GTTTCGAGGACAACGATGGCCCTTGTTGCGGAGGATACATACCACCGTTCGTGTGCTACAAAGGGAGAGACGCGAGTTCGAGTTCTTCCCTGTGCAGCGACCGGAAAAAGTACGTGTTCTGGGATGCATACCATCCCACAGAGGCAGCAAATCTAGTTGTAGCTGATCAATTAATGAATGGTGATAAAAGTAAGAGCTACCCTATGAATATTTGGGAGCTTTACAACTATGATTTCAAATGA
- the LOC140873779 gene encoding probable lysophospholipase BODYGUARD 1, translating into MLNSFSWWFNFQEETLAGYAFFPCIACGGVAILWNFRDKNLLSFVKIEMEMKNQIQKFSTMAGTSLNEITSFIVFAVLDILDFVLCYVYRVADFLMESECKPCYCSSSKEVITRSGKILVSEQGESKIVRLTYTKLDLEEISDTLYTRPSLVSEASKSTTMARSNPSKKTRRRPTYTVNSTIIEMLQAQQTFPVPRWSDCNCKTCTSWTSSPDETLFVKADGAIDNVQEDVLFIHGFISSSAFWSETLYPNFSKWAKSKYRLLAVDLLGFGRSPKPADSLYTLREHVDMIERSVMEPHKVKCFHIVAHSLGCILALALAVNHPNSVKSLTLLAPPYFPTPKGEQATQYMMRRIAPRRVWPLIGMGASMACWYEHISRTICLLICKNHRLWEFLAKLFTRNRIRTYLMEGFFLHTHNAAWHTLHNILCGTAGKIEGYIDDVKNRLKCDVTIYHGRDDELIPVECSYNMRSRIPRANLKVIDDKDHITIVVGRQKAFARELEAIWRNASC; encoded by the exons ATGCTCAATAGCTTTTCTTGGTGGTTTAATTTCCAAGAAGAAACACTCGCAGGTTATGCTTTCTTTCCCTGCATAGCCTGTGGGGGAGTCGCCATTTTGTGGAATTTCAGGGACAAGAATCTGCTGTCATTCGTGAAAATTGAAATGGAGATGAAGAATCAAATCCAAAAGTTTTCGACAATGGCAGGGACATCCCTGAACGAAATCACGAGCTTCATCGTTTTCGCGGTTTTAGACATCCTGGATTTCGTGCTGTGCTACGTGTACAGGGTGGCTGATTTCTTGATGGAGTCAGAATGCAAGCCTTGTTATTGTTCGTCTTCAAAAGAAGTGATCACGAGAAGTGGGAAGATCCTAGTCTCGGAGCAAGGCGAGTCGAAAATCGTTCGACTAACCTACACCAAGCTGGACCTGGAAGAAATCTCCGACACACTATACACTCGCCCCTCCCTCGTGTCGGAGGCCTCCAAATCCACCACCATGGCTAGATCAAATCCCTCCAAGAAAACCAGGAGACGACCCACTTACACCGTCAACTCGACCATCATCGAAATGCTGCAAGCCCAGCAAACGTTCCCCGTCCCCCGCTGGTCCGATTGCAACTGCAAAACATGCACCTCGTGGACTTCGTCTCCAGACGAGACTCTTTTCGTCAAAGCCGATGGAGCAATAG ATAACGTGCAAGAAGATGTGCTATTCATTCACGGGTTCATATCATCATCTGCTTTCTGGAGCGAGACATTGTATCCGAATTTCTCAAAGTGGGCGAAATCCAAGTACAGATTACTGGCAGTAGACTTGCTGGGATTCGGGAGAAGCCCCAAGCCCGCAGATTCTCTCTACACTCTGAGGGAGCATGTGGACATGATAGAAAGATCGGTGATGGAGCCACACAAGGTCAAGTGTTTCCACATCGTGGCGCATTCACTGGGCTGCATTTTGGCACTTGCGCTTGCGGTGAACCATCCAAACTCGGTCAAGTCTCTGACCCTACTCGCCCCG CCGTATTTCCCGACACCGAAGGGCGAACAAGCGACACAATACATGATGAGAAGAATAGCCCCACGGCGCGTGTGGCCACTGATTGGAATGGGCGCGTCGATGGCTTGCTGGTACGAACATATTAGTCGGACCATTTGTCTTCTTATATGCAAAAATCACCGCTTGTGGGAATTTCTCGCCAAACTATTCACAAGAAACAG GATCAGAACATACTTGATGGAGGGTTTCTTCCTTCACACCCACAACGCTGCGTGGCATACATTACACAATATACTTTGTGGTACGGCTGGAAAAATAGAAGGATACATAGACGATGTTAAAAATCGACTCAAGTGCGATGTCACGATTTATCACGGAAGAGACGATGAACTGATCCCAGTCGAATGCAGTTACAACATGCGATCAAGAATACCTAGAGCTAATCTTAAGGTTATCGACGACAAGGATCACATTACCATTGTTGTCGGGAGGCAAAAGGCTTTCGCGAGAGAGCTCGAGGCGATTTGGAGAAACGCAAGTTGTTGA